The Bdellovibrionota bacterium genome has a window encoding:
- the rplL gene encoding 50S ribosomal protein L7/L12 (present in two forms; L12 is normal, while L7 is aminoacylated at the N-terminal serine; the only multicopy ribosomal protein; 4:1 ratio of L7/L12 per ribosome; two L12 dimers bind L10; critically important for translation efficiency and fidelity; stimulates GTPase activity of translation factors) — translation MSNDELVQFIESMTVLELKDLVELLEKKFGVSAAPVAVAGPAAATAGAAAAAV, via the coding sequence ATGTCCAATGACGAACTGGTGCAGTTTATCGAATCGATGACTGTGCTCGAATTGAAGGACTTGGTGGAGCTTCTGGAAAAGAAGTTCGGTGTTTCGGCGGCGCCGGTAGCGGTGGCCGGCCCGGCGGCTGCGACTGCGGGCGCTGCGGCTGCGGCGGTGG